In Allomuricauda ruestringensis DSM 13258, the following proteins share a genomic window:
- a CDS encoding sulfate adenylyltransferase subunit 1 gives MEVLKIATAGSVDDGKSTLIGRLLYDTKSMTDDKLEAIERTSKQKGYDYLDFSLATDGLVAEREQGITIDVAHIYFSTPTKSYIIADTPGHVEYTRNMVTGASTSQASIILIDARKGVIEQTHRHFFINNLLRVKDVIVAINKMDLVDFSEETYNKIKADFSELMGKRDYQDQNITFIPVSALKGDNVVNRSKQTPWYKGQTLLEHLEELDQKDIYNTGTPRFPVQYVIRPKTEDFHDFRGFAGKVYGGELSVGDEVVVLPSMTQSKIKAIYFYDKEYQTAPRRSSVTITLEDEVNVSRGDMLVKAGDLPTVDKQLTATVSWMDSDNFTPGGKYMLQHGVNKVLAKVDAIEHRIHPDYSGIEENVTSLQMNDIAKVRFKLNKPIFYDRFKDHRTNGSFIIIDSRTNTTAGVGFIE, from the coding sequence TTGGAAGTATTAAAAATAGCAACAGCAGGAAGTGTAGATGACGGTAAAAGTACCTTGATCGGAAGATTGTTGTACGATACAAAATCAATGACCGACGATAAATTGGAGGCCATTGAAAGAACCAGCAAACAAAAAGGATACGATTATCTTGATTTTTCTTTGGCCACTGATGGTTTGGTAGCAGAAAGAGAACAGGGTATCACTATCGATGTAGCCCATATTTACTTTTCCACACCAACCAAAAGTTACATCATTGCCGATACTCCCGGACACGTGGAGTACACGCGAAATATGGTTACCGGAGCTTCTACTTCTCAAGCATCCATTATTTTGATTGATGCTCGAAAAGGAGTGATTGAGCAAACACACCGTCACTTTTTTATCAATAACCTTTTGAGGGTGAAAGATGTGATTGTTGCCATCAACAAAATGGACTTGGTGGATTTTTCCGAAGAAACCTATAACAAAATCAAGGCCGATTTTTCAGAATTGATGGGGAAAAGGGATTATCAAGATCAAAATATAACCTTCATACCCGTTAGTGCCTTAAAGGGTGACAACGTGGTGAATCGTTCCAAGCAAACGCCTTGGTACAAAGGCCAAACACTCTTGGAGCATCTGGAGGAGTTGGACCAGAAGGATATTTATAACACGGGTACTCCACGTTTTCCCGTGCAGTATGTAATTCGTCCAAAAACTGAAGATTTTCACGATTTTCGTGGTTTTGCTGGAAAAGTATATGGCGGAGAGCTTAGTGTAGGCGACGAAGTAGTGGTATTGCCATCGATGACACAGTCCAAAATAAAGGCCATTTATTTTTATGATAAGGAATACCAAACAGCACCAAGACGATCCTCGGTTACCATTACTTTGGAAGATGAGGTGAATGTAAGTCGAGGGGATATGTTGGTAAAAGCCGGTGATTTGCCCACTGTGGATAAACAATTGACCGCTACCGTATCTTGGATGGACAGTGACAACTTTACACCAGGTGGAAAGTACATGCTTCAACATGGGGTGAATAAAGTACTCGCCAAGGTGGATGCCATTGAGCATAGGATTCATCCAGATTATTCCGGAATTGAAGAAAATGTAACTTCACTTCAAATGAATGATATTGCCAAAGTGCGCTTTAAATTGAACAAACCTATTTTTTATGATAGGTTCAAAGATCACCGTACCAACGGTTCTTTCATTATAATCGACAGTCGAACAAACACAACAGCAGGCGTAGGATTTATTGAATAA
- a CDS encoding HEPN domain-containing protein, whose protein sequence is MKSFRTEIENPVVEKDIIELEKKILEFKGGNVDEEKFRSLRLARGVYGQRQPGVQMVRIKLPYGKVTSNQLLRISDVSDEYSRGRLHITTRQDIQIHYVDLERTPELWAQLERDEVTIREACGNTVRNVTASETAGIDVNEPFDVSPYAHAVFEYFLRNPIGQEMGRKFKVSFSASDEDTGLSYMHDLGFIAKEKDGERGFKVMLAGGLGSQPRLADELYSFLPTDKIIPLMESVIRVFDRYGERKSRAKARMKFLLKDIGLDGFKKLLDEEQLAIPHKTYPINFEDYPKVNVAEVEAPEVTIEDQEAFEQWKSTNLVPQKQEGYVAIGIKVLLGDFYTDKARELAKLVQDYAAGEIRLSLRQNILIPYVKEELVPFFYQELKKSGFAEAGYNKALDITACPGTDTCNLGIASSTGIADELERVIKAEYPHYINNPDVVIKISGCMNACGQHNMAHIGFQGMSVRTKDKLVAPALQVLLGGGNYGDGNARFADKVAKIPSKRGPQALRLILDDFEANGNGASFTDYYEEKGQHYFYDFLKPLTDVDNLTQEDFIDWGNEEKYKKEIGIGECAGVIVDLVATLFFESQEKIENAEEAINDGKWAASIYYSYQSIVNSAKALLTAEKVKVNTHASIIRDFDKLYVETGKIGFEGGFDKIALQLNKNKPSEAFAKSYLEDAKNVLELLEAYRKLELEHA, encoded by the coding sequence ATGAAAAGTTTCAGAACAGAGATAGAAAACCCAGTCGTAGAAAAGGACATCATAGAATTGGAGAAAAAAATCCTAGAGTTCAAAGGTGGAAATGTAGATGAAGAAAAATTCCGAAGTCTTCGTTTGGCCCGTGGTGTTTACGGACAGCGTCAACCAGGGGTACAAATGGTTCGAATAAAGTTGCCTTATGGTAAAGTCACTTCCAATCAATTGCTTAGGATTTCTGATGTTTCTGATGAATATTCCCGTGGACGATTGCATATTACCACCCGTCAAGATATTCAGATTCACTACGTGGATTTGGAACGGACCCCCGAACTTTGGGCGCAATTGGAAAGGGATGAAGTAACCATTCGAGAAGCCTGTGGGAATACTGTTCGTAACGTTACGGCAAGTGAAACGGCAGGTATCGATGTAAACGAGCCCTTTGATGTTTCGCCTTATGCCCATGCCGTGTTCGAGTATTTCCTAAGAAACCCCATTGGGCAGGAAATGGGAAGAAAATTCAAAGTCTCCTTTTCTGCCAGTGATGAAGATACCGGATTGTCCTACATGCATGATCTTGGCTTTATTGCCAAAGAAAAGGATGGCGAAAGAGGCTTTAAAGTAATGTTGGCCGGTGGATTGGGATCGCAGCCACGCCTCGCCGATGAACTGTACAGCTTTTTGCCTACGGATAAAATTATTCCTTTGATGGAAAGCGTAATCCGTGTATTTGATAGATACGGAGAACGTAAGAGTAGGGCAAAAGCCCGTATGAAATTCTTGTTGAAGGATATTGGTCTAGATGGTTTTAAGAAATTGCTCGATGAAGAACAATTGGCCATCCCGCACAAAACCTATCCCATTAACTTTGAAGATTACCCCAAAGTAAACGTTGCTGAGGTCGAAGCTCCGGAAGTTACCATTGAGGACCAAGAAGCTTTCGAACAATGGAAATCCACCAACTTGGTGCCTCAAAAACAAGAAGGTTACGTGGCTATCGGTATCAAAGTGCTATTGGGTGATTTCTATACCGATAAGGCCCGTGAGTTGGCCAAACTGGTGCAGGACTATGCAGCTGGGGAGATTCGTTTGTCCCTCAGACAAAATATATTGATACCCTACGTAAAAGAGGAATTGGTCCCTTTCTTTTACCAAGAATTGAAGAAATCGGGTTTTGCCGAAGCAGGTTATAACAAGGCTTTGGATATCACAGCCTGCCCTGGAACCGATACCTGCAACTTGGGAATTGCCAGTAGTACGGGAATCGCCGATGAGCTGGAAAGAGTTATCAAAGCCGAATACCCACATTACATCAACAATCCAGATGTTGTCATAAAAATCAGTGGTTGTATGAACGCTTGCGGACAGCACAATATGGCCCATATCGGGTTTCAGGGAATGTCCGTGCGTACCAAGGATAAATTGGTGGCACCTGCCCTTCAGGTTTTGTTGGGAGGAGGAAATTATGGCGATGGCAATGCAAGATTTGCCGATAAAGTGGCCAAAATCCCAAGCAAGCGAGGGCCACAGGCCTTGCGTCTTATCTTGGATGATTTTGAAGCCAACGGAAACGGAGCGTCCTTCACCGATTACTACGAGGAAAAAGGACAGCATTATTTTTATGATTTCCTTAAACCTTTGACGGATGTGGACAATCTAACCCAAGAAGATTTTATTGATTGGGGCAACGAGGAAAAATATAAAAAAGAGATAGGAATCGGAGAATGTGCTGGGGTAATCGTAGACTTAGTGGCCACACTCTTCTTTGAGAGTCAAGAGAAAATAGAAAATGCCGAAGAGGCCATCAATGATGGAAAATGGGCAGCAAGTATCTATTACTCCTATCAATCCATTGTAAACTCTGCCAAAGCATTGTTGACAGCAGAGAAAGTTAAGGTCAATACCCATGCAAGTATCATTAGGGATTTTGATAAGCTGTATGTGGAAACAGGAAAAATTGGCTTTGAGGGCGGGTTTGATAAAATAGCCCTTCAATTAAACAAGAACAAACCATCCGAAGCTTTTGCAAAAAGCTATTTAGAAGATGCAAAAAACGTTTTGGAACTGTTGGAAGCATACAGAAAATTAGAGTTGGAACATGCGTAG
- the cobA gene encoding uroporphyrinogen-III C-methyltransferase: MRSGKLTVVGAGPGDVELITLKGIKALQSADVVLYDALVDSRLLEHAPQAEKIFVGKRKGCYAYQQKQINDLIVERAIQGLHVVRLKGGDPFVFGRGAEEMEHASAFGVEVAVVPGISSSVSVPASQNIPVTKRGAAESFWVITGTTKEHKLSSDVCLAAKSSATVIILMGMSKLGEIMQLFKEEGKKETPVAIIQNGTTENEKIGIGTVASIEHKAKEQQLSNPAIIVIGEVVNHRQKILDIQNEYQYQGKKLLEKI; the protein is encoded by the coding sequence ATGCGTAGTGGAAAGTTAACAGTAGTGGGCGCAGGTCCGGGAGATGTGGAATTGATCACCCTAAAAGGGATCAAGGCCCTGCAAAGTGCAGATGTGGTTCTGTACGATGCCTTGGTTGATTCCAGATTATTGGAGCACGCCCCACAAGCGGAGAAAATATTTGTGGGCAAGCGCAAGGGTTGCTATGCCTATCAACAAAAACAAATCAACGATTTGATTGTTGAACGAGCAATCCAAGGATTGCACGTAGTACGACTGAAAGGAGGAGACCCCTTTGTATTTGGTAGAGGGGCCGAAGAGATGGAACATGCATCAGCATTTGGGGTAGAAGTGGCCGTAGTGCCGGGAATTTCATCCTCGGTATCCGTACCGGCATCACAAAATATTCCCGTAACCAAAAGGGGGGCTGCCGAAAGTTTTTGGGTGATAACGGGAACTACCAAGGAACACAAGTTGTCCAGCGATGTATGCTTGGCCGCAAAATCCAGTGCAACGGTAATTATCCTTATGGGAATGTCCAAATTAGGGGAAATCATGCAGCTCTTTAAAGAAGAGGGGAAAAAGGAAACCCCAGTGGCCATCATTCAAAATGGTACCACGGAAAACGAAAAAATCGGTATTGGCACTGTTGCTTCTATTGAGCACAAGGCAAAGGAGCAGCAGCTGTCCAATCCCGCCATTATTGTTATAGGCGAGGTGGTCAACCATCGTCAAAAAATATTGGATATTCAAAATGAATATCAATATCAGGGAAAAAAATTGCTAGAGAAAATATAA
- a CDS encoding NAD(P)/FAD-dependent oxidoreductase: protein MIKTDIIIIGAGPTGLFTVFEAGLLKLKCHLIDALAQPGGQCSEIYPKKPIYDIPAYPEILAGTLVDNLMEQIKPFEPGFTLGERAETLDKQEDGSYIVTTNKGTKHHAPIVVIAGGLGSFEPRKPMIPNIGLFESKGVEYMVKDPEQFRDKKVVISGGGDSALDWAIFLADVASEVSLVHRRNEFRGALDSVEKARELAKLGKIQLFTKAEVKEIHGKDDLHAVVIKYNDEEKESTYVETDFFIPLFGLSPKLGPLGNWGLEIEKNAIKVNNAKDYQTNLPGVFAIGDVNTYPGKLKLILSGFHEAAVMCQFAYQIINPDKRFVMKYTTVGGVQGFDGSKKEAKKEVVQSIN from the coding sequence ATGATCAAAACAGATATCATTATAATCGGAGCGGGACCAACAGGGTTGTTTACTGTATTTGAAGCGGGATTGCTCAAACTAAAATGTCATTTAATTGATGCATTGGCACAACCAGGAGGACAATGTTCGGAAATCTATCCGAAGAAACCCATTTATGATATTCCGGCCTACCCAGAGATTTTAGCAGGTACTTTGGTGGATAACCTTATGGAACAAATCAAACCGTTTGAACCTGGTTTTACTTTGGGAGAACGTGCAGAAACTTTGGATAAGCAAGAAGACGGTTCCTATATCGTTACCACAAACAAAGGAACAAAGCATCATGCCCCGATTGTTGTAATTGCGGGCGGACTTGGTTCTTTTGAGCCGCGAAAACCAATGATTCCAAATATTGGATTGTTTGAAAGCAAGGGAGTTGAGTATATGGTCAAAGATCCGGAGCAGTTCCGAGATAAAAAAGTAGTGATTTCCGGTGGAGGCGATTCAGCATTGGATTGGGCCATCTTTTTGGCCGATGTGGCTTCCGAAGTTTCCTTGGTACACCGTAGAAACGAATTCCGTGGTGCGCTCGATTCTGTAGAAAAAGCACGGGAACTGGCCAAATTGGGCAAAATTCAATTGTTCACCAAGGCCGAGGTAAAGGAAATCCATGGTAAGGATGACCTGCATGCCGTAGTGATCAAGTACAACGATGAAGAAAAGGAGTCAACCTATGTGGAAACCGATTTCTTTATCCCATTGTTCGGATTGTCCCCAAAATTGGGGCCATTGGGCAACTGGGGCTTGGAAATAGAGAAAAACGCCATCAAAGTGAACAATGCGAAGGATTATCAGACCAATCTTCCAGGGGTATTTGCCATTGGAGATGTCAACACCTATCCAGGGAAGCTCAAGTTGATCCTATCCGGATTCCACGAAGCGGCCGTAATGTGTCAATTTGCCTATCAAATCATCAATCCAGATAAGCGATTTGTAATGAAATATACCACCGTTGGCGGTGTACAAGGATTTGACGGTTCCAAAAAAGAGGCCAAAAAAGAAGTAGTGCAGAGTATCAATTAA
- a CDS encoding helix-turn-helix domain-containing protein translates to MDSLFTLRDFYGKLSLPTPENIGKDIGHFNVFNIAEYRTRLSKGEMRYDRRSYFKISLINGKNRAEYADKVIHVEDKALLFASPWIPYNYVPQDEDQSGYFCVFTENFLSKDKSGIILEKLPLFQPGGYPILNISEENYTELENLFKKIDRELSSDYPFKFDLIRAYVIELLHMGQKLHPVQPLENGKNAAIRITDMFVELLERQFPINTPAQRLLLKTANDFAERLAVHANHLNKVLKETTGSTTTAIIHARIFEEAKILLNNTDWNISEIAFSLGFEEVAHFSNFFKKHAQLSPLKFRSTVKV, encoded by the coding sequence ATGGACAGTCTTTTTACATTGCGCGATTTCTATGGTAAACTAAGTTTGCCCACTCCCGAGAACATAGGGAAAGATATCGGCCATTTCAATGTTTTTAATATTGCCGAGTACCGTACAAGGTTGAGCAAAGGTGAAATGCGGTACGATAGGCGTTCCTATTTCAAGATTAGCCTTATCAATGGAAAAAACCGTGCGGAGTATGCCGACAAGGTGATTCATGTTGAGGACAAGGCCCTTTTGTTTGCCTCGCCCTGGATTCCCTATAATTATGTGCCCCAAGATGAAGACCAATCAGGGTATTTCTGCGTTTTTACCGAAAACTTTTTATCTAAAGATAAAAGCGGAATCATTTTGGAAAAACTGCCCCTGTTTCAACCAGGAGGGTATCCCATACTCAACATCTCGGAGGAAAATTATACGGAACTGGAAAACCTCTTTAAAAAAATAGATAGGGAGCTTTCTTCCGACTACCCATTCAAATTTGATTTGATACGGGCCTATGTGATTGAATTGCTGCACATGGGACAAAAACTACATCCGGTCCAACCCTTGGAAAACGGAAAAAATGCCGCCATCCGTATCACCGATATGTTTGTGGAGCTATTGGAACGACAATTCCCGATAAACACACCAGCGCAAAGATTGTTGTTGAAAACCGCCAATGACTTTGCCGAGCGCTTGGCCGTACATGCCAACCACCTCAATAAAGTACTCAAAGAGACTACCGGCAGCACAACAACTGCGATAATCCATGCAAGAATATTTGAGGAAGCCAAAATACTGCTCAACAACACAGATTGGAACATTTCCGAAATCGCGTTCAGTTTGGGTTTTGAGGAAGTGGCCCATTTTTCCAATTTCTTTAAAAAACATGCGCAGCTATCCCCTTTAAAATTTAGGTCCACCGTCAAAGTTTGA
- a CDS encoding SDR family NAD(P)-dependent oxidoreductase produces the protein MSKEKIALVTGGSRGLGEDMAINLAKKGLHVLLTYHSNKDEADKTVNEVEKIGQKAYALQLDVADNQSFDAFADEVKKVIDSHFGASKIDFLINNAGIGINALISETTEEQFDTLVDIHFKGAFFLTQKLLPILADGGGIVNISSGLARFSFPGYSVYGSMKAAIEALTRYQAKELGVRQIRSNVVAPGAVETDFGGGTNKNDEAKRTAISNFTALGRVGIPSDIGGVVAFLCTDDAKWINAQRIEVSGGMMV, from the coding sequence ATGAGCAAAGAGAAAATTGCATTGGTAACCGGTGGTAGCCGTGGACTGGGTGAGGATATGGCCATCAATTTGGCAAAGAAAGGATTGCATGTTTTGTTGACCTACCACAGTAACAAGGATGAGGCGGACAAAACGGTGAACGAAGTTGAAAAAATCGGTCAAAAAGCCTACGCGCTTCAACTGGATGTTGCCGATAACCAAAGTTTTGATGCCTTTGCGGATGAGGTCAAAAAAGTGATTGATTCCCATTTCGGGGCATCAAAGATTGATTTCTTGATCAACAATGCCGGGATAGGGATCAATGCCCTGATTAGTGAAACCACCGAAGAACAATTCGACACTCTTGTGGACATTCATTTCAAGGGAGCCTTTTTCTTGACCCAAAAACTGTTGCCCATCCTTGCTGATGGTGGAGGCATTGTCAATATTTCCAGCGGATTGGCACGGTTCTCCTTTCCCGGTTATTCGGTTTATGGATCCATGAAAGCGGCCATCGAGGCATTGACCCGATATCAAGCAAAAGAATTGGGAGTACGTCAAATAAGGTCAAATGTGGTTGCCCCTGGGGCCGTTGAAACAGATTTTGGTGGCGGAACCAATAAAAATGATGAAGCCAAAAGGACCGCTATATCCAATTTTACAGCCTTGGGCCGTGTTGGAATTCCTAGTGACATAGGCGGTGTGGTAGCTTTCTTGTGTACGGATGACGCAAAATGGATCAATGCGCAACGCATTGAGGTCTCGGGCGGAATGATGGTCTAA
- a CDS encoding homocysteine S-methyltransferase family protein produces MEKIEDILQKRILVLDGAMGTMLQRYKFEEEDFRGERFKDWPSDLQGNNDLLSLTRPEAVKDIHRMFLEAGADIIETNTFSGTTIAMADYGMEELVYELNYESAKIAKQVAEEFTKKDPDKPRFVAGSIGPTNKTASMSPDVNDPGYRAVSFDELRIAYKQQVEALLDGGSDVLLVETIFDTLNAKAALFAIEEVKDERNIEIPVMVSGTITDASGRTLSGQTAEAFLISVSHIPILSIGFNCALGAKQLVPHLEVISAKSEFATSAHPNAGLPNAFGEYDETPEQMAAQIKEYVEKGLVNIVGGCCGTTPEHIKAIADVVKDYKPRKLLTPA; encoded by the coding sequence ATGGAAAAAATTGAAGATATATTGCAGAAACGGATTTTGGTGTTGGATGGGGCCATGGGCACCATGTTGCAACGCTATAAATTCGAAGAGGAAGATTTTAGGGGAGAACGGTTCAAGGATTGGCCCAGTGATTTGCAGGGAAACAACGATTTGTTGTCCTTGACCCGTCCTGAGGCCGTCAAAGATATCCATCGAATGTTTTTGGAAGCAGGTGCGGACATTATTGAAACCAATACATTTTCGGGTACAACCATAGCCATGGCCGATTATGGAATGGAAGAATTGGTGTATGAACTGAATTATGAATCAGCAAAGATTGCAAAGCAAGTAGCAGAGGAATTCACCAAAAAAGACCCGGATAAACCCCGATTTGTGGCAGGGAGCATAGGTCCGACCAACAAAACGGCCAGTATGTCGCCAGATGTTAACGACCCGGGCTATCGTGCCGTTTCTTTTGATGAACTGCGAATAGCGTATAAACAACAAGTAGAGGCCCTGCTGGATGGAGGTTCAGATGTTTTATTGGTAGAAACTATTTTTGATACCCTAAATGCAAAGGCAGCCCTTTTTGCGATTGAAGAGGTAAAGGACGAACGCAATATTGAGATTCCCGTTATGGTTAGTGGTACTATCACTGATGCATCGGGAAGAACTTTGTCCGGACAAACGGCCGAGGCCTTTTTGATTTCTGTTTCCCATATTCCCATTTTGTCCATCGGATTCAATTGTGCCTTGGGGGCCAAACAATTGGTGCCCCATTTGGAGGTGATTTCGGCAAAATCGGAATTTGCCACATCGGCCCACCCCAATGCGGGACTGCCCAACGCCTTTGGAGAGTATGATGAAACACCCGAACAAATGGCTGCTCAAATTAAGGAGTATGTAGAAAAAGGTCTAGTAAACATTGTTGGCGGTTGCTGCGGGACTACCCCAGAACATATAAAAGCTATTGCCGACGTGGTAAAAGATTATAAACCGAGAAAACTTTTGACTCCAGCATAG
- the metH gene encoding methionine synthase produces MVKENEQRYLKLSGLEPLVVTPESNFINVGERTNVAGSKRFLRLIKEEKFDEALDVARDQVDGGAQIIDVNMDDGLIDGKKAMVRFLNLIVSEPDIARVPIMIDSSKWEIIEAGLQVVQGKCVVNSISLKEGEEEFIRHAKLIKRYGAAVIVMAFDEVGQADNLERRIEIAKRSYDVLVNKVKFPPEDIIFDLNIFPVATGMEEHRRNAIDFIEATRWVKANLPYCSVSGGVSNVSFSFRGNNPVREAINSAFLFHAIKAGMNIGIVNPTMLEVYDDIPKDLLEHVEDVLLDRRDDATERLLEFAETVVGTAKESKVDLSWREEPLQDRITRALVKGIDQYIIEDVEEARQKAAKPLHVIEGNLMTGMNVVGDLFGSGKMFLPQVVKSARVMKKAVAYLTPFIEAAKDEKSKPAGKILMATVKGDVHDIGKNIVSVVLACNNYAIVDMGVMVPPEKIINKAKEEQVDIIGLSGLITPSLDEMVFLAKEMERQNFDVPLLIGGATTSKAHTAVKIDPQYSQAVVHVNDASRAVTVVGDLLQDETSGNYKKAIKLDYESFRDKFLSRTRQKEYLTVEQARKNKLQIEWDPSDIKKPNQLGIEVWEDFDLNKLEEFIDWSPFFRSWDLHGKYPDILTDEVVGEQAKELFKDAKELLNQVLDEKLLKAKAIFGLFPANQIDEDDIEVRLSPRAKSRGGNQKEVSSDFSTALEMTDEAETFIFRTLRQQLKKREGVPNIALADFIAPKDSGIQDYMGCFCVSTGFGTQELAAEFEKNHDDYNSIMIKALADRFAEAFAEYLHKEVRTKYWGYAVDENLGNTELIKEKYRGIRPAPGYPACPDHLEKLTIWEMMDVEEKIGVKLTDSLAMWPAASVSGYYFGHPQAKYFGLGKIKQDQVQDFAERKNMKLEVAQKWLAPNIVDQ; encoded by the coding sequence ATGGTAAAAGAGAACGAACAAAGATATCTGAAACTTAGTGGACTCGAACCTTTGGTCGTAACCCCGGAAAGCAATTTTATTAATGTAGGGGAACGTACCAATGTGGCAGGTTCCAAAAGGTTCTTGAGACTCATTAAAGAAGAAAAATTTGATGAGGCCCTAGATGTCGCGCGAGATCAAGTGGACGGTGGTGCCCAGATTATTGATGTGAACATGGATGATGGCTTGATAGATGGTAAAAAAGCCATGGTCAGATTCTTGAATCTTATTGTATCAGAGCCTGATATTGCCCGAGTACCCATCATGATAGATAGTTCCAAATGGGAAATTATCGAAGCTGGACTGCAAGTGGTGCAGGGTAAATGTGTGGTGAATTCCATCAGTCTCAAAGAAGGAGAAGAAGAATTTATCCGACATGCCAAATTGATCAAACGATATGGTGCGGCAGTTATTGTTATGGCCTTTGATGAAGTTGGCCAAGCCGATAATTTGGAACGTAGGATTGAAATTGCCAAACGATCTTATGATGTGCTGGTCAACAAGGTAAAATTCCCTCCAGAGGACATTATTTTCGACCTGAATATTTTTCCGGTCGCCACAGGAATGGAGGAACACAGGCGCAACGCTATCGATTTTATAGAAGCAACTCGGTGGGTAAAGGCAAACCTTCCTTATTGCAGTGTCAGTGGGGGAGTGAGCAACGTTTCGTTCTCGTTCAGGGGAAACAATCCTGTACGGGAGGCCATAAATTCAGCCTTTTTGTTCCATGCCATTAAAGCTGGGATGAACATTGGGATTGTAAACCCTACCATGTTGGAGGTCTATGATGATATACCCAAAGACTTGCTCGAACATGTGGAAGATGTACTGTTGGATAGGCGAGACGATGCCACCGAACGCCTATTGGAATTTGCAGAAACCGTTGTGGGAACCGCAAAGGAAAGCAAAGTAGACCTTTCGTGGAGAGAAGAACCGCTACAAGACCGCATTACCCGTGCCCTGGTCAAGGGGATAGACCAATATATTATTGAAGATGTGGAAGAGGCACGTCAAAAGGCAGCCAAACCCTTGCACGTGATTGAAGGGAACTTGATGACGGGCATGAATGTGGTTGGGGACCTGTTCGGAAGCGGAAAAATGTTTCTGCCACAAGTAGTGAAATCCGCAAGGGTGATGAAAAAGGCCGTTGCCTACCTTACCCCGTTTATTGAAGCCGCGAAGGATGAAAAGTCAAAACCGGCCGGAAAGATATTAATGGCGACGGTGAAGGGAGATGTGCACGATATTGGAAAGAATATCGTAAGTGTCGTATTGGCATGTAACAACTATGCCATTGTGGATATGGGAGTGATGGTGCCGCCCGAAAAAATCATCAATAAGGCCAAGGAAGAACAAGTGGACATAATCGGGTTGAGCGGATTGATCACACCTTCTTTGGACGAAATGGTGTTTTTGGCCAAGGAGATGGAGCGCCAGAACTTTGATGTGCCTCTTTTGATCGGGGGAGCAACAACCAGCAAGGCCCACACTGCGGTAAAAATCGACCCGCAATACAGTCAGGCTGTGGTGCACGTCAACGATGCCTCAAGAGCAGTGACGGTGGTAGGTGATTTGCTTCAGGATGAGACTTCCGGTAACTATAAAAAGGCCATCAAGCTGGATTACGAGAGTTTTCGGGACAAATTTTTGAGTAGGACCAGACAGAAGGAATATTTGACCGTGGAGCAGGCAAGGAAGAACAAGCTTCAAATCGAGTGGGATCCATCAGACATAAAAAAACCAAACCAATTGGGGATTGAGGTCTGGGAAGATTTCGATTTAAACAAATTGGAAGAATTTATCGATTGGTCCCCGTTCTTCCGGAGTTGGGACTTGCACGGTAAATATCCCGATATTTTGACCGATGAGGTCGTTGGTGAGCAGGCCAAAGAACTCTTTAAAGATGCCAAAGAGCTTTTGAACCAAGTGTTGGATGAAAAGCTATTGAAGGCCAAGGCCATTTTCGGGTTGTTTCCTGCCAATCAAATTGATGAAGATGACATTGAAGTGCGTTTATCACCTCGAGCGAAGTCGAGAGGTGGTAATCAAAAAGAGGTTTCTTCAGATTTCTCGACTGCGCTCGAAATGACAGATGAAGCAGAAACCTTCATTTTTAGAACTCTTCGTCAACAATTGAAAAAACGTGAAGGAGTTCCCAATATCGCATTGGCTGATTTTATTGCCCCCAAGGATTCCGGAATTCAAGATTACATGGGTTGTTTCTGTGTAAGCACTGGATTTGGAACCCAAGAGTTGGCCGCAGAGTTTGAAAAAAATCACGATGATTACAATTCCATCATGATCAAAGCTTTGGCGGATAGATTTGCAGAAGCTTTTGCGGAATATCTTCATAAAGAAGTTCGGACTAAATATTGGGGCTATGCAGTGGATGAAAATTTGGGCAATACGGAGCTGATCAAAGAAAAATATCGTGGTATCCGACCAGCACCCGGTTACCCTGCCTGTCCCGACCATTTGGAGAAGCTCACTATATGGGAGATGATGGACGTGGAAGAAAAAATAGGGGTAAAACTGACCGATAGT